The Pseudophryne corroboree isolate aPseCor3 unplaced genomic scaffold, aPseCor3.hap2 scaffold_961, whole genome shotgun sequence genome includes a region encoding these proteins:
- the LOC135048409 gene encoding uncharacterized protein LOC135048409 yields the protein RCQGTSSPDPPPSPTHSDLSLHSNEEWEPTQEGDTTDQACSDQPRSSRAHEKTKKKPSRKARSQPEEQSEEEASGEDAGPKKPRGPRYTEAENCALVDGVDRSYDVLYGPRAQTTAARTKRNIWDAIASQVTAVSGNRRSTRNCMKRYSDCRRQTKKKMGIQRRHETATGGGPALNLKWLPWENVIRRRMNPAMVEGVRGGVDSSRPAGFPKEEELPRRRKKAGDKQSKRRPDDRPAQRTSPARRTSPARGPTPAQQASTAARGPTPAQQASGARRSSPVRHRSSSHSLSPVHQTTSARRLSPVGQTSAHRTSPVRHTPSATTPQDGRQTTAPARRSSPDRRISRSSGTVTEEPQDTTLVDPSPDLFESTGLTDETFLGFEDSRADVSSQTLEKSSDTRTSEAPGAAAPQDGEVVPRTSSGLASGIGSYYRPDLLLQESSEDDEVEVQQAAVATSLSAQMQVVADVQEGQNPSTVQRVHTLASEITSRQDTYTNVVGSRRDNIERTMEKMSNSLLEMQKALADSTATMLQVRMEDHRETMDVLHILAESMSRLVENTTCLAHSNTNMSESHRQSSSSQQLIATTLQMIYDKLPEPAHQHAGDPFPQSQATRTPRTLPQLPSQYRQSQMYQGYTGMYPTH from the exons AGATGTCAAGGGACAAGCAGCCccgatccccccccttcccccacccactcggatctatccctgcatagcaacgaggagtgggagccgacccaggagggggatacgaccgaccaggcatgcagtgaccagccgcggtcgtcaagggcccatgagaagactaagaaaaagcctagtagaaag gcaagaagccagccagaggagcagtcggaggaggaagcctctggtgaagatgcaggaccgaaaaagccgcgtggccccagatacactgaggcggaaaactgtgctctagtggatggcgtcgacaggtcctacgacgttctgtatggaccaagggcacagaccacagcagctaggacaaagcgaaacatctgggatgccatcgcgagccaagtcactgcagtatctggaaaccgccggagcaccagaaactgcatgaagcggtacagtgattgccgcagacagaccaaaaagaagatggggattcagcgccgacatgagaccgcTACGGGAGGTGGACCGGCTCTCaacctgaagtggctaccctgggagaatgttattagaaggcgcatgaaccctgccatggtcgaaggagttcgcggaggtgtggactctagccgtcctgctggctttcccaagGAGGAAGAactgcccagaagacggaagaaggcgggagataagcagtccaaaaggaggcctgatg acaggcctgcccagaggacatcacctgcgcgcaggacatcgccagcgcgcggaccgacacctgcgcagcaggcatcgacagcagcgcgcgggccgacacctgcgcagcaagcatcaggagcgcgcagatcttcacctgtgcgccacagatcGTCATCGCacagtttgtcacctgtgcaccagacgacgtcggcgcgcagactatcacctgtgggccagacatcagcgcacagaacttcacctgtgcgccatacaccgtcggcgaccacaccacaagatgggcgccaaactacagctcctgcgcgcaggtcatcaccagatcgtcgtatctccaggagctctgggactgtgactgaagagcctcaagacacaacccttgtggacccatcacccgatctgtttgagtctacagggttaacagacgagacttttcttgggtttgaggacagccgtgcagacgtatccagccagacccttgaaaagtcttcagatacgaggacaagtgaagctcctggagcagcggcaccacaggatggagaag tggtgccacggaccagcagcggactagcttcgggaattggttcctactacaggccggatctcctcctacaggagtcgtcagaggatgacgaggtggaagtgcagcaggctgcagttgctacatccctgt ctgcccaaatgcaagtggtggcagacgtccaggaagggcagaatccctcaactgttcagagggttcacaccctggcatcggagattacttcccgccaggatacgtACACAAATGTCGTTGGAAGCAGAcgggacaacattgagaggacaatggagaagatgtcaaacagtctgcttgaaatgcagaaggctcttgccgacagcacggccacaatgctacaggtcagaatggaagatcatagggagactatggacgttcttcacattctggccgaatccatgaGCCGGCTCGTGGAGAACACAACATGTCTGGCACACAGCAAtaccaacatgtcggagagccatcgacaatcctcatccagccaacagctcatcgcaaccacactgcagatgatctatgacaagctcccagaaccagctcatcaacacgctggtgatccatttCCGCAGTcacaagccacaaggacgcctcgtacccttcctcaactaccatcccagtacagacagtcacagatgtaccagggatatacagggatgtaccccacccactag